The Spirochaetota bacterium region GAAGCATGTCATCGTGTCATTCTCGGCCATCTTCCTCATCACCGTTTTCGGCTGTTCTCGAAGTGAGCCCCTGGGTGCAGCAATGGATAAGTCATCCGCACCGTCGGTGAACGCCGAAGAGCAGAAGGCGGATGATTCCGACATTGTCAGCTCGAAAAAAAGCGAACTATCCAGGGATGACAAGGGGAAAAGCAAGGATGCCGCCGGAAGGAAAGAGGGTATATCGTTCTTCTACACACCGAACGCAAAGGCCGACGGACGCTATCTTGAATACACGGCGCATCTTTCTTATCGGACGAAAACGTTCGCCGTATCGCGCAAGACGCTCATCGGCATCATAAGCAAGTACGGCTATGTGAAGAGCGAGAACGCGAGCGGCGAGGATGCAGAGTCGATGAACGCTGAGATAGCGGTGTATGCCGCACGGCTCTACGATGTACTTGTCGATCTTGACGCCGTGGGCGCGCTCATATCCGAATCCATAGAGACCGTCGATCATACCGAGACGATGGCGCTTTCCGCACGCAAGTCGCGCCGCGAGACCATTCGTATGCAGCGCAGGAATATCGCATCCATGCAGGTGCCGCTGACGAACACCGCATGGGATTCGCGTGAGGCATCGCTTTCCCGCAGCGAAGATGCGCTCGATGCCGCGGACCATGAGCAGTGGAAGGTCGAGGATGCCGTCGCTTGGGCGAAGGTAACGATATCGCTATCAGGACCGGAAAATCCCGAACG contains the following coding sequences:
- a CDS encoding DUF4349 domain-containing protein, which produces MKHVIVSFSAIFLITVFGCSRSEPLGAAMDKSSAPSVNAEEQKADDSDIVSSKKSELSRDDKGKSKDAAGRKEGISFFYTPNAKADGRYLEYTAHLSYRTKTFAVSRKTLIGIISKYGYVKSENASGEDAESMNAEIAVYAARLYDVLVDLDAVGALISESIETVDHTETMALSARKSRRETIRMQRRNIASMQVPLTNTAWDSREASLSRSEDALDAADHEQWKVEDAVAWAKVTISLSGPENPERIQIPDYRNAFTGIVNGFFFILYGIIAYLPLLALLFGIGFVIWAFRKKIAGLFQRFRK